The following proteins are co-located in the Pedobacter sp. FW305-3-2-15-E-R2A2 genome:
- a CDS encoding DUF4198 domain-containing protein, which yields MSFIKIRKKQITFPFSFVDMRCTYPLLIVLFFLSGFQAHSQIRLIVLDQYNLKKGDTLQASLSSHVHLESESAPRSTTTLSTEIQLFQKSKKINLNPFISADHTLLKYKPELTGAALLEISQRSFGEYSREEYLTNLKEQGLVPIAQQLESILNGKDRVKDTAIFYTKSLITVDKNKPFSKEPITNDHEITLKSNPAGATYGDQLSALLTIRGKPLSNAPVVLYVKAKSGNIISELLSSDADGMLNIKLDIEGVYFLQHLFIANVSTNNEVSSLWTTFSFEFLNTVHKRDTYSEFGF from the coding sequence ATGTCATTTATTAAAATCAGGAAAAAACAGATTACATTTCCATTTAGTTTTGTGGATATGAGGTGTACTTATCCATTGTTAATCGTCCTGTTTTTCTTATCTGGTTTCCAGGCACATTCCCAGATCCGGCTCATCGTTTTAGACCAGTACAACTTAAAAAAAGGAGATACACTACAGGCCAGCTTATCCAGCCATGTCCACCTGGAATCGGAGTCCGCTCCCCGTTCCACCACTACCCTATCCACGGAGATCCAGCTGTTTCAGAAATCAAAGAAAATAAACTTAAATCCATTTATTTCTGCAGACCATACTTTATTAAAGTATAAACCTGAGTTAACAGGGGCTGCATTGCTGGAGATTTCACAGCGGAGTTTTGGCGAATATTCCAGGGAAGAGTACCTGACTAACCTTAAAGAACAAGGATTAGTTCCCATTGCCCAACAACTGGAGTCTATTCTCAATGGAAAAGACCGGGTAAAGGATACCGCCATATTTTACACCAAATCGCTCATTACCGTAGATAAAAACAAACCATTTTCAAAAGAGCCCATCACTAATGATCATGAAATTACCCTGAAGAGCAATCCGGCCGGAGCTACTTATGGCGATCAGCTCAGTGCATTGCTTACCATTCGTGGCAAGCCTTTATCCAATGCCCCGGTGGTGTTGTATGTGAAAGCAAAATCCGGAAACATCATCAGTGAACTGCTCAGTTCAGATGCCGATGGAATGCTCAATATAAAACTGGATATCGAAGGTGTTTATTTTCTACAGCACCTGTTTATCGCCAATGTCAGCACCAATAATGAAGTCAGCAGTTTATGGACTACCTTTAGTTTTGAATTCCTGAATACCGTGCATAAACGCGACACTTATTCGGAGTTTGGATTTTAA
- a CDS encoding HAD family phosphatase, which translates to MMKPTTIKALLLDIGGVLLTNGWDSASRKLAAEHFSLDLKELNDRHRIIFEAYESGKMTLDEYLNLLIFCKERDFSIAEFKNFMYGQSQPYPEMIALIKQLKQKYGLQIIAVNNEGRELNEYRVNQFDLKSIFDIFSSSCFVRTRKPDRDFYTLALDLAQVKKEEVIYLDDRPVFIQAAQLLGIPGIQHNNVEMTTLAFAEYGLNV; encoded by the coding sequence ATGATGAAACCTACCACAATAAAAGCGTTGCTTCTCGATATAGGTGGTGTATTGCTCACCAATGGCTGGGATAGTGCTTCCCGGAAACTGGCAGCAGAACACTTTTCTCTTGACTTAAAGGAATTGAATGATCGTCACCGCATCATTTTTGAGGCTTATGAATCGGGAAAAATGACGCTCGATGAATACCTGAACCTCCTGATATTTTGTAAGGAACGTGATTTTAGCATTGCCGAATTTAAGAACTTCATGTACGGGCAATCGCAGCCCTATCCGGAAATGATTGCACTGATCAAACAGTTAAAACAAAAATATGGATTGCAGATCATTGCTGTGAACAACGAAGGCCGGGAATTAAATGAATACAGGGTGAACCAATTTGACCTGAAAAGTATTTTTGATATCTTCTCTTCTTCCTGTTTTGTGCGCACCCGCAAACCCGATAGAGATTTTTATACCCTCGCCCTTGACCTGGCACAAGTAAAAAAAGAAGAAGTCATTTATCTGGACGACAGGCCGGTTTTCATACAGGCAGCACAGCTGTTGGGCATTCCCGGAATTCAGCACAACAATGTTGAAATGACCACATTGGCTTTTGCCGAATACGGATTAAACGTATAA
- a CDS encoding NADP-dependent oxidoreductase, giving the protein MKATLLKEAGATDQLEISQISIPVIQADEVLVEVKVIGINPIDIKTRKGKGRYEILKVENPIILGWDISGIVKESKSDLFKVGDEVFGMVNFPGHGKAYAEYVAVPARHLSLKPANITHQEAAGVPLAALTAWQAIVKAGVKKGDRVLIHAAAGGVGHFAVQMAKHLGAYVVGTSSEKNKDFVLSMGADEHIDYTANPFETQVKNIDFVLDTMGGDYIDRSLEIMNSGGTLISIPSALNTGVEEKSKAKGVNGYATFVQSSGEDMKTIAGLLEKGSLKSHISESYTFDQMAAAHHQIESGRTVGKIVVTLP; this is encoded by the coding sequence ATGAAAGCAACCCTATTAAAAGAAGCAGGAGCAACAGATCAGTTGGAAATCTCACAAATATCGATCCCTGTGATTCAGGCAGACGAAGTTTTAGTGGAGGTAAAAGTGATTGGCATCAACCCTATCGACATCAAAACCAGAAAAGGAAAAGGCCGTTATGAAATACTAAAAGTAGAAAACCCGATCATCCTGGGCTGGGACATTTCCGGCATCGTAAAGGAATCAAAATCTGATTTATTTAAAGTGGGTGATGAAGTTTTCGGAATGGTTAACTTTCCCGGCCATGGAAAAGCTTATGCAGAATATGTGGCTGTTCCGGCTAGACATTTATCGCTGAAACCAGCAAACATTACACATCAGGAAGCCGCAGGAGTTCCCCTTGCCGCACTTACGGCCTGGCAGGCCATTGTAAAAGCCGGAGTTAAAAAAGGCGACAGAGTCCTGATCCACGCAGCTGCAGGTGGTGTAGGTCATTTTGCCGTACAGATGGCCAAACATCTGGGGGCTTATGTAGTCGGCACTTCCTCTGAGAAAAACAAAGATTTCGTATTGTCAATGGGTGCAGATGAGCATATTGACTATACCGCCAATCCATTTGAAACGCAGGTGAAAAATATAGACTTTGTCTTGGATACCATGGGTGGAGATTATATTGACCGTTCTTTGGAAATCATGAATTCCGGAGGAACGCTCATCAGTATTCCCAGTGCATTAAATACCGGTGTGGAGGAAAAATCTAAAGCCAAAGGAGTAAATGGCTACGCCACATTTGTTCAATCCAGTGGAGAAGATATGAAAACTATTGCCGGACTACTGGAAAAAGGAAGCCTTAAATCACACATCTCCGAGAGTTATACATTTGACCAGATGGCTGCTGCACATCATCAGATAGAAAGCGGAAGGACCGTTGGTAAGATCGTGGTTACGTTGCCTTAA
- a CDS encoding AraC family transcriptional regulator, with protein MIKENLHEPFSITFKKIGECLKHDHQHSFFELIYVISGTGLQNINKNNFSYHPGQLFLITPEDAHSLDVETTTEFFFLRFNDIYIRNNSLLAENVKRLEYILNNANHRPGCILKNKTDKVLVSAMVRAIEQEFLHKDLYDKELIQQLINTLIIVVARNIAKYLPEQVNLRNEEKAMDILQYIQTNIYEPDKLKAERISSNFGISTAYLGRYFKKHADETMQQYITNYKIKLIEHRLQFSDKRINEIAYEFGFTDESHLNKYFRKQKGDSPKEYRKKAKLSAVAENISDNNPGLKEYQA; from the coding sequence ATGATCAAGGAAAACTTACATGAACCCTTTTCGATTACTTTTAAAAAAATCGGGGAATGTCTTAAGCATGACCACCAGCACAGCTTCTTTGAATTGATTTATGTCATTTCCGGTACAGGATTACAAAATATCAATAAGAATAATTTTTCTTACCATCCGGGACAACTGTTTTTAATCACTCCGGAGGATGCTCATTCTTTAGACGTCGAGACGACTACAGAATTTTTCTTCCTCCGTTTCAATGACATCTATATCAGGAACAATAGCCTCCTGGCGGAAAATGTGAAACGATTGGAATACATCCTGAACAATGCCAATCACCGGCCAGGCTGTATCCTTAAAAACAAAACAGACAAAGTCCTGGTGAGCGCGATGGTCAGGGCAATAGAACAGGAATTCCTTCATAAAGACCTGTACGACAAAGAGCTCATCCAACAATTGATCAATACTTTAATCATTGTGGTTGCCCGGAACATTGCGAAGTACTTACCAGAGCAGGTCAACCTAAGGAATGAAGAGAAAGCAATGGACATTTTACAGTATATCCAGACCAATATCTATGAGCCGGATAAGTTAAAGGCAGAAAGGATCAGCAGTAACTTCGGCATTTCAACTGCTTACCTCGGCAGGTATTTTAAAAAACATGCGGATGAAACGATGCAGCAATACATCACCAATTACAAAATTAAACTGATCGAACATCGCCTGCAGTTCAGTGATAAAAGAATCAACGAAATCGCTTACGAGTTTGGCTTTACCGATGAAAGTCACCTGAATAAATATTTCAGGAAACAAAAAGGCGACAGTCCAAAAGAATACCGGAAAAAGGCTAAGCTTTCTGCTGTTGCTGAAAATATTTCAGATAATAATCCAGGCCTAAAAGAATACCAAGCATAA
- a CDS encoding GAF domain-containing protein, protein MTLLSIQDTPFVVKLSFDKYIEAMEQDPSESQQALLEEVALHPELRTGITELAGIEPHLELMSRLLADFFPKGLTHNEIKALSIPYTNTIFNHTERFKAILTAAGDSFKMDIRGFGEHQFYVLSCCLILNQYYGTQLDFGKPLFYDIPMQNGVAKHYRIMYNGDYLEIEPNPHASKLSPEEIDLLINNFDDLELWKEKFPPKSWTLKGFALMTLFDATTENAVSIFKEKLLKLNANDFQTSIESIFQSIYRTADLQVGITLYHPEEHTFGITTLGQPIKSFILPDVQQRADQEVLCADSYRRLVEEKRSYVVSDVPGFQAHDPENVLLNRFLAQDGKSFILAPIVRNDVLLGVLEVVSPRPKDFNSINVNKLDEVIPFLTDTIERLISELRDRVQVVIQEKFTTIHSSVYWKFRAEAQRLIYNRQLGLGSGTTEIIFPEVYPLYGQIDIKGSSEARNQSIQQDFSTQLHRIFPILEQMKDVFENIDQEKKMVRGYLNALSLPLQASTEQQISNYIETRIHPLFHAVKDPVTGALIENYFKCTDEKTGSFHISRRRYENTVAIINDEVAKILDQEQLHAQKIFPHYYERFKTDGVEHNLYIGASISPKRHFDFTKLHELRLWQLRTLVKMEIAHHRLKPHLPYPLAVTTLLLSYHSAITIRFRMDEKRFDVDGSYNARFEIAKKRIDKANIKNTTERITEADKVTIVYTNATEYEEYLSHIQTLRTENLLAAETEHLEVEDLVGLSGLKALRMKIIHTTS, encoded by the coding sequence ATGACGCTGCTTTCCATTCAGGATACCCCATTTGTTGTAAAATTGAGTTTCGACAAATATATTGAGGCCATGGAACAGGATCCCTCTGAAAGTCAGCAGGCCTTGTTGGAAGAAGTCGCCCTACATCCGGAACTGCGGACAGGGATTACAGAATTGGCAGGGATTGAGCCTCATTTGGAGCTGATGTCCCGTTTACTGGCAGATTTTTTCCCGAAGGGTCTGACTCATAATGAAATCAAAGCACTCAGCATCCCCTATACAAATACGATTTTTAACCATACAGAACGGTTTAAAGCAATTTTAACAGCGGCCGGAGACTCCTTTAAAATGGACATCAGGGGCTTTGGTGAGCATCAGTTTTATGTCCTCAGCTGCTGTCTGATTTTAAATCAATACTACGGAACGCAACTGGATTTCGGTAAGCCCCTGTTTTATGATATCCCTATGCAAAATGGTGTTGCCAAGCATTACAGGATCATGTACAATGGGGATTATTTAGAAATAGAACCTAATCCACATGCTTCCAAACTTAGTCCGGAGGAGATCGACCTCCTGATCAATAACTTCGATGACCTGGAACTATGGAAAGAAAAGTTCCCACCTAAAAGCTGGACGCTTAAAGGTTTTGCCCTGATGACCTTGTTTGATGCCACTACTGAAAATGCGGTATCGATCTTTAAAGAGAAGTTATTGAAACTGAATGCGAATGATTTTCAGACCAGCATTGAGTCTATCTTTCAATCGATATACCGGACTGCCGACTTACAGGTAGGGATTACCCTCTACCATCCGGAAGAGCATACTTTTGGGATCACCACACTTGGACAACCCATCAAAAGCTTTATTCTGCCGGATGTTCAGCAAAGAGCGGATCAGGAAGTACTATGTGCTGATTCTTATCGCCGGCTGGTGGAGGAAAAACGGAGCTATGTAGTTTCAGATGTCCCGGGATTTCAGGCACATGATCCGGAGAATGTTTTATTGAACCGTTTTTTGGCACAGGATGGTAAGAGCTTTATCCTGGCACCAATTGTTAGGAACGACGTCTTGTTAGGTGTTCTTGAAGTGGTTTCCCCAAGGCCTAAAGACTTTAACAGCATCAATGTAAATAAATTAGATGAGGTCATTCCTTTTTTAACGGACACCATTGAACGGCTCATTTCAGAACTCCGGGATCGCGTTCAGGTCGTCATTCAGGAAAAGTTTACCACCATTCATTCCAGTGTTTACTGGAAATTCCGTGCAGAAGCACAGCGATTAATTTACAACAGGCAATTGGGTTTAGGTTCAGGAACTACCGAAATTATTTTTCCTGAAGTTTATCCCTTATATGGGCAGATCGACATTAAAGGCTCCTCAGAGGCAAGAAACCAAAGCATTCAGCAAGATTTCAGTACTCAGCTTCACCGGATATTCCCTATTCTGGAGCAGATGAAGGATGTTTTTGAAAACATTGATCAGGAAAAGAAAATGGTCAGGGGATATTTGAATGCACTTTCTTTACCGCTTCAGGCAAGTACAGAACAGCAAATCAGCAATTATATTGAAACCAGAATTCATCCTCTTTTTCATGCAGTAAAGGATCCGGTTACCGGTGCTTTGATTGAAAATTATTTCAAATGTACCGACGAGAAAACAGGAAGTTTTCACATCAGCAGAAGACGGTATGAAAATACGGTTGCGATCATCAATGATGAAGTGGCGAAAATTCTGGATCAGGAACAGCTTCATGCACAGAAAATCTTCCCTCATTATTATGAACGTTTTAAGACAGATGGCGTAGAGCACAACCTGTATATCGGCGCATCCATCTCTCCCAAACGGCACTTTGACTTTACAAAACTTCATGAACTGCGTCTTTGGCAACTGCGGACTTTAGTGAAAATGGAAATTGCCCATCATCGCTTAAAACCACATTTACCTTACCCTTTAGCGGTCACGACACTCCTGCTCAGCTATCACTCGGCGATCACCATTCGCTTTAGAATGGATGAAAAAAGATTTGATGTAGATGGCAGTTACAATGCCAGATTTGAAATTGCCAAGAAACGAATAGATAAAGCCAACATTAAAAATACCACGGAAAGGATTACAGAGGCTGATAAGGTCACGATCGTCTATACCAATGCTACGGAATATGAAGAATACCTTAGCCACATACAGACCTTAAGAACGGAAAATCTGTTGGCGGCAGAAACAGAACATTTAGAAGTGGAGGATCTTGTAGGCCTTTCCGGTTTGAAGGCCCTCAGAATGAAAATTATACACACAACGTCATAA
- the fabF gene encoding beta-ketoacyl-ACP synthase II yields the protein MKRVVVTGMGVISPLGNSVDELWKNILAGKSGVGPITKFDSTKFKTHFACEVKDFNAEDYLEKKEVRKYDVFTQFAIAASDQAIKDSGLDFSTMAEEDRYEVGVIWATGNGGIGTFEQQLKEYHLGDGTPRFNPYFIPKMIVDIAAGVISIRNQLHGPNYCTVSACASSNTAIISAFDTIRLGKANVMIAGGSEAAITDSSVGGFNAAQALSKNNDDAEHASRPFDKDRDGFVIAEGAAALILEEYEHAIKRGATIYGEMVGGGMAADAYHLTGTHPEGLGAIQGMKKALADAGIQPEQIDYINAHATSTGLGDLSELKGIKAVFKDSPVAISGTKSMTGHLLGAAGALESVISILSAKHDMIPGTTNTVTLDEAIPEGLNIVLGKSIAKKVNYVMNNTFGFGGHTATSIFKKYEA from the coding sequence ATGAAAAGAGTAGTCGTAACCGGAATGGGAGTTATTAGTCCATTAGGAAATTCTGTAGATGAATTGTGGAAGAATATCCTTGCAGGTAAAAGTGGAGTAGGACCAATCACCAAATTTGATTCTACCAAATTTAAAACTCATTTTGCCTGTGAAGTCAAAGACTTTAATGCAGAAGATTACCTGGAGAAAAAAGAAGTCAGGAAATATGACGTTTTTACCCAGTTTGCTATTGCAGCAAGTGACCAGGCCATCAAAGATTCGGGCCTTGATTTCTCCACCATGGCGGAAGAAGACCGTTATGAAGTAGGCGTAATCTGGGCAACCGGAAACGGAGGAATAGGTACTTTTGAGCAACAATTGAAAGAATACCACCTGGGTGATGGTACCCCTAGATTCAATCCTTATTTTATTCCTAAAATGATTGTAGATATCGCGGCAGGTGTGATCTCGATCCGCAACCAGCTGCATGGACCTAACTACTGTACGGTTTCTGCCTGCGCTTCTTCCAATACTGCAATTATCAGTGCTTTTGATACGATCAGATTGGGCAAAGCAAACGTGATGATTGCCGGTGGTTCTGAAGCTGCGATTACTGATTCTTCAGTGGGCGGATTCAATGCTGCTCAGGCCTTGTCAAAAAATAACGATGATGCAGAACACGCTTCACGTCCTTTCGATAAAGACCGTGATGGTTTTGTCATCGCTGAAGGTGCTGCTGCCTTAATTTTGGAAGAATACGAACATGCCATAAAAAGAGGAGCAACCATCTATGGTGAAATGGTTGGGGGTGGAATGGCTGCTGATGCTTACCATTTAACCGGTACCCATCCGGAAGGATTAGGTGCAATCCAGGGAATGAAAAAGGCATTGGCCGATGCTGGAATTCAACCGGAACAAATTGACTATATCAATGCACATGCAACTTCAACTGGTCTTGGTGATTTAAGCGAGCTTAAAGGAATTAAAGCGGTCTTTAAAGATTCACCAGTGGCAATTAGCGGAACAAAATCTATGACAGGCCATTTATTGGGTGCTGCAGGCGCGCTGGAAAGTGTGATCAGTATTCTTTCTGCAAAACACGATATGATTCCGGGTACCACAAATACCGTTACCCTGGATGAAGCTATTCCTGAAGGATTAAACATCGTCTTAGGTAAATCAATCGCTAAAAAAGTGAATTATGTGATGAACAATACCTTTGGTTTTGGTGGTCATACCGCTACTTCGATCTTTAAAAAATACGAAGCATAA
- a CDS encoding TetR/AcrR family transcriptional regulator, whose product MEFVAKSESTRQYIVESTSGIFNKQGYAGTALSDLIEATKLSKGSIYGNFENKEAVAIAAFDYNLSQVQQLIQAKVSQFDGYKEKLLAHAQVYHSFDQTPFPEGGCPLMNTGVEADDTSEVLREKAAAGIMSWMSSLATLIENGMATHVFKPDTNSNETATTIIALIEGGMMMSKVTHNNSLMDGIVSVIGELIERISNPNES is encoded by the coding sequence GTGGAATTTGTAGCAAAATCAGAAAGTACCCGTCAGTATATTGTAGAATCTACCTCAGGAATCTTCAATAAACAGGGATATGCAGGTACGGCATTGTCTGATCTTATCGAGGCGACCAAACTCAGCAAAGGAAGTATTTACGGTAATTTTGAAAACAAAGAAGCCGTAGCAATTGCCGCCTTTGATTACAACTTATCACAGGTGCAGCAGTTGATCCAGGCAAAAGTAAGCCAGTTTGATGGGTATAAGGAGAAATTGCTTGCCCATGCTCAGGTTTATCATAGCTTTGATCAGACCCCATTTCCGGAAGGAGGGTGTCCATTGATGAATACCGGTGTGGAGGCGGATGATACCAGTGAGGTGTTGAGAGAAAAAGCAGCAGCAGGAATTATGAGCTGGATGAGCAGCCTGGCCACATTGATAGAAAACGGGATGGCTACCCATGTATTTAAGCCGGATACCAATAGTAATGAGACGGCAACAACGATTATTGCACTCATTGAAGGCGGAATGATGATGTCTAAAGTAACCCATAACAATAGCCTGATGGATGGTATTGTTTCGGTGATCGGGGAACTGATCGAACGAATTTCCAATCCAAATGAATCTTAA
- a CDS encoding PaaI family thioesterase, whose product MLTPSEFFTQNIGNEMTTSPSPLFNWLKPVILLVEKGKLILKYTIRNEMTNPMGILHGGMTAAIIDDAIGATLFGYDEPCYYVTVNLAIDYFASAKEGDLIIAETTMIKKGNQIANVQCEVWNEGRTRIIARGYSNLLRTEKRK is encoded by the coding sequence ATGCTTACACCCTCAGAATTTTTTACACAGAACATCGGCAATGAAATGACCACTTCACCTTCTCCATTATTCAATTGGCTGAAGCCGGTGATCTTATTAGTAGAAAAAGGAAAGTTGATTTTGAAATATACCATCAGGAACGAGATGACCAATCCGATGGGAATTCTTCATGGAGGGATGACCGCTGCCATCATTGACGATGCGATTGGCGCAACTTTATTTGGTTATGATGAGCCCTGTTATTATGTAACGGTAAACCTGGCAATTGATTATTTTGCTTCTGCGAAAGAGGGGGATCTCATCATTGCGGAAACCACCATGATCAAAAAAGGAAACCAAATTGCCAATGTACAGTGCGAAGTTTGGAATGAAGGACGTACCAGAATTATCGCCAGGGGGTATAGTAACCTTTTGCGCACTGAGAAAAGAAAATAA